TTGCCGCAGGTAGGACGGCTGATATCGTTTCATCGACTGATTGCTCTGGGCTGTCTATGCACTGCGATAAAGCTTGGTCATCGAGAATTCACGATGGCCGAGCGCTTCGGCAGCGGTGAGGCGACCGTTCGCTGTCCGGACGATCATGTCAAGCAGGGCATCGCCGGCCTGATCGAGTGTCATCTCGCCCTGGAGGATCTTAGAGACATCAAGGTCGATGTGCTCAGACATTGTCGCGACCGTCTTCGGATTGCCACTCAGCTTGATAACAGGCTCAATGGGGTTACCAATCACGTTGCCTTGTCCCGTCGGGAAGAGGTGGACCACGGCGCCAGACGCAGCCCAGAGCGTCACGGCTTCGGCCGCCGCGCTGGAGGTGTCCATGAACCACAACCCTGGTTTGTCAGGTTCGGCAGCTGGTTTCAGGCAGCCGACGAACTTCGTCTTCTTGCCCAGCTTCTCAACATTGCCGAGAGCCTTCTCTTCGATCGTCGTCAGGCCGCCTGCGATATTTCCTTTTGTCGGCTGCGATTCTGAGAGATCATTCGTCTTCTGGTCAAAGACAAGCTTCGTATAATCCTCGAACGCAGCGACGAACTCTTTGCGAACCTCTTCATTGGCAGCCTTAGCTGCGACGATGTGCTCCGCTCCAGTGAGTTCGCTTGTTTCGCCGAACGACGCCGTACCACCCAGCGCGCAGTGCTTGTCGATGACGTTGCCTACCGTCGGGCAGCTTGAAAGACCGGTAGTTGTGTCAGACTCTCCGCACTTCACGCTGATGTACAGCTCTTCCAGGCCACACTCGGTACGATGCAGCTCAGACGCCCACTGCACGTATTCCTTGGCTTGGCGCGATGCATCTGCGATGGTCTGGATGTCGCCCTTGCTTTCGATCCAGAACCCTTTCACAGGCTTTCCGGTTTTAGCGATGCCGTCCACGATCCGATTGGTCCAACCGGCTTCAATGCCGA
This Acidobacteriaceae bacterium DNA region includes the following protein-coding sequences:
- a CDS encoding UxaA family hydrolase — its product is MKNRTVLGYRRENGRVGVRNHVIILPVDDISNAACEAVANNIKGTMALPHAYGRLQFGEDLELHFRTMIGTGSNPNVAAVVVIGIEAGWTNRIVDGIAKTGKPVKGFWIESKGDIQTIADASRQAKEYVQWASELHRTECGLEELYISVKCGESDTTTGLSSCPTVGNVIDKHCALGGTASFGETSELTGAEHIVAAKAANEEVRKEFVAAFEDYTKLVFDQKTNDLSESQPTKGNIAGGLTTIEEKALGNVEKLGKKTKFVGCLKPAAEPDKPGLWFMDTSSAAAEAVTLWAASGAVVHLFPTGQGNVIGNPIEPVIKLSGNPKTVATMSEHIDLDVSKILQGEMTLDQAGDALLDMIVRTANGRLTAAEALGHREFSMTKLYRSA